A region of the Anolis sagrei isolate rAnoSag1 chromosome 4, rAnoSag1.mat, whole genome shotgun sequence genome:
CTTTTGTTAGAAGGTTTCTGCCATTTCCCTTCCCCTTACCACACTCAATTCCACTTACAATTCATCTTTTAGAAGCCACTCACTCTACAAACTCAGATGCCTGCTCAGGCCATATTGCCTAAGCAGGCACCTAATCAAATTGATTCCAGTGCTTGAAAGCATGTACTTTATAGCCACAActatgccatagatgtggctatAAAGTACCGCTGCAAGCTGGATGTTGCATTCGGCACAAGTATGTTGGTACAACAGATAACTGAGTTGTAATTCATAAAAATAGTTAAGAGGCAAGTTTAGAATTCAACTGCTCAGTCCCCATGTCCTGAATAAAGTCTAGTGATTTTAGATTTGCTTCCAAGTAAATTTAATTCCATATATGAAGTGAATTTTCATCATTAAAATATGTTGCTATCCCGATTTTCCATTTCTTATGGATAATTTTGGGGTTTTGCTGCAAAACTAACTGAGGATTCAGCACATGGGTTGTAGCTGACTTCAGAAGTTTATGTGTAAATAGCTGCATAATCAATAGAAAGAAAGGCATTAAAGACCTTTCAATCTGTAAGgtttgtaggcttttaaaaatcttttctttGTGCAATTAAATAGAAGAGCTGACTCTGCTTATTAAGCAATAAGGAGTTTTCCCATAGCTCTCATACTGAGATGTCTCTTCATATTCCACTTGAAGAAAGAAAAGATTTTAGTATCAGCAGACATTGCCAGGTCCTTAAGAAGGAACTTCATTAAACTGTCACTCTGGACCTAGTATAAATGGATCTAATACTGAAAACAGGCTGCTTTTAGGAAGACTTGTGGTCTGATCCCTTGAACTCCTTGGCAGATGTGGGAATAAGCTCCTGCAACTCATCAGACGGGCGCTCCCGCTTGTGAGGTGGTGGTCGTGGTTCAGCTTCTAGGGTTTTCGAACAAGAAATCAAACCCTTTTCAGGTTGTTACAACTGGTCAGACATTTCTATCGGTTTGGAAAGAATGTTTTTCAGTAGGTGAAGAACAAGTCTAGGAAAGACACAGTCTTGACTGCAGGTAAGCAGGAGAGTGGGGAGTGCAATAGAATGAATTTTCACAGCAAATAACAAGTAAGTACATGCCATTTAAGTTGGGGATATTTTTAAGTTCACATATGTATAATACTATGTGATTTTTATGTGAGCTACATTTGCCTGTGGAAAGGGAGTGTGTACATTTGTGTTTCAGTGTCTTTTTGTATCAATTTCTCTGTATGTCTGTGAATGCATGCTCTCACATAGCATcgcgcacatgcacacacacatacatatataaatacataacatgtgcatatttttattgtttgccAGTGTTCCTTGCTAGATTTTTTTAGGTGAAAGCTTTTGATCTGAAATCCTATTGTTAGTACCAACCAGAGTAGATCTCTTAAATCAAAGGCTGCGAAATAACTAAATGCATAGGTATATCCAACTGATAAAATTGAGTTGACTCTTGTTGTGATTGACAGTAGGATTCAAGCCAGTAAGGATGAGTACTAGATTCTGTAATTGAGAAATCACACTTCTAAAGATGCTCATGGCCCAATCCTATGTGTATTCACTGACGTCTTGGAGCCCATGCAACTCAAATGGCACATGCAGCAGCGTGTGCCTTGGTGCTAAAATATTCAGACCTACAGGACTTATCCCTAGCATGTCTTCTGTTTTCAAATGTAGGGGTGAGATAAGGTGTAGCTTGATTCTTTGGTGGGGACACCTGCTAGAgtgaaaataaatacaatttgccAGCATAGAATTGTAAATCTGATTTAAGCCATGGAATACAACCCTGGATATATTTGCTCAGAATTAACTTGCTCCATGTTTACTGGGCTTAGTCCCAAACTACAATGTGTAGAGTGTGTATCTGGCTTCTGCTGAGGAGAAATGATTTCTTCTTTTGgggttttcctttttaaaatggggGGAGGGAAACTTGACCATTTAAAATAAAGCTTCCAAAAGGCTTGTTTGCTGGGCCACAATATAGTGGGAAACATTTGtttgattattttgattttgtagCTTAGCACAATTTGATGTCCTacatattatgattttttttctatattaGAATTCTGCATATCCTTTCTTGTTTTGTCTTtaattcttccatttttattctCTGCATGGACTTGAATATTGAATTGGCAAAAAGAGGGTTCACTTTCTGGCATGTAATAACTAAAAATCATCAGACGAATGGAGGTGTTGATGTCCTGACACTTCCTTTGTCAGGGATGTATTGAGTGAAGCCCTGCACTTGAATGGACTTACATAGAATAAGTGTGCATAAAGACATTGAGCTGAGACCTAAACAGATTGACTTGGAAACAAATCCAAATGATTCCTAGGGGAGCGTCATTTTGGGGCTGATATTAGAATTATATAGGATTTAATTCGCGACAAATGTGCTCACAACAGGGCTGATAATCAACAGTGTGCCCATGCTGGAAAGATTATTTGCTTGAAATTATGttgatatttaaatatataagaATTGGGAATTGTTTTGCAAAATGTTGGAGTGGAGATCACAAAGAAGGCAGCTCGTATTTTTCATCTGAAAATAGCAGATGGCGGACAGATGgtttaaattaatattaattaattttttaaagaaatcttaaATTGTTTACCCTGAATGCTCAAAGTTGGGAAGCTAGCTGACATCTTCAGGTTAATGGCATTCAAAATCAGCTTGTTAAATACCAGAACAGAGTATAGTGTCTTCAGTCTTTTGGTCACAACTTTGATGCCTGGAATAAGAAGTGACTCTCAAGATGATTTTATTATAAAAGATTGGGCTGTGGCCAGGGAGAAAAGAATACTCAAATTGTTGAATAGTAGTTTAGGGCTAAACCTTGAATACAGTTCTTGTTTATTACTTCTGTCTACAAACTGTTCAGGCGTCTGTATTGTAATGCATATATACTGAGCTTATGCTTTAAAGATTGCTTCTACCATTTCAAGACATTTTGCATAACAGGAAAATAGTAAGCTGTTGTATGTTAGAAGTCAGTCTTCCTGAGTGTGGTAGGACTTCTACTTTTAGTTAAATAGATGCAgtatttcatacacacacacacacacacacacacacacacaaaatgaacaATGAAATACTTTAAGTTAGAATTGTCTTTGTAAATGTAAACATTCTCTTCACATAAAGTCATTATTGTATATTATGATTTAGGATCATCATGATTTTATTTTACTAGAGATCACCACAAAGCTAAACAATGGTTAGTATGTGGGAAGTAAACTTTGGagaaaattttgaaatttgaatTTCTAGATCAGACTAGTTTCTAACTTCtaaattacattttttattaATGGGTGGATTTTAACAACAACACACCTTAGAAATGAATGAatgcttttgttttttcttcttaacAGAGGATAATGTTTGCCAAATTGAACCAGTATGTCATTTATCCTTCTCTAATCTACCTTTCTAACAACACTGTGTTGGATCCAAAATTCCCTTTCACAAACAGAACACTCCTTTTCTTTGGAAGAAGATTGCTTCTgttaaattgtgttttttttttatttacaggaAGGAAACTAATTTGAAATATTTAGGATCAGAAATTGTTTGGATttaaaattttggaatattttcatatGCATGACATATTATATAGAGgctgtggtggcgcagtgggttaaatcactaagCTGCAGAAATTGCTGATTGGAAGGCCTGCGGTTCAAatctttggagggggggggggtgagcttctgttgttagccccggcttctgccaacctagcagttcaataacatgcaactgtgagtagatcaataggtactgctttgttggaaaggtaatggcactccatgcagtcatgctggccacatgatctaggaggtgtctacagacaacgccagctctttggcttaaaaatggagatgaacaccactcccTGAGTCAGACTTtattagacttcatgtcaaggggaaacctttaccttttcttaaATGACATAAAATTGAGATGGAAATGAAGGATGTACAAAAAGGTCATTTATGTTATGTTACACCTTCTCAGAGAGCCAGTATGGTTTGGTAGTTTAAGTGTTGGGCTAAAACTGGATATCAGGGTTCAAAGTCCCTCTCAGCTATGAAAACCCAGTCAgtgtccttgggcaagtcacaatcttTCAGCCACAACAAAGGCAATCTTCAAGCCTCTCtcaacaaactttgccaagaaaaccctgtgatgggttTTCCTGGGtctccataagttagaaatgaatgAAGGTACATGACAACAATAACACAACTTCTTATACATATAGTTTTAAGATAATTTGATGTAATATTTACAATAAATGTGTACATGAAGCAAAGTTTCTGTACATTGAACTATTAGAAAGTAGAGATGACACTATCTCAACTACTCATGTGGGTGAGTTCGGATTTTGAAGCATTATGCATTTCAGAATTTCAGGTAATGGATGCACACCCTATATTGTTTTTCCAGACATGTTTTTGTTCAATTTTTTCTCTCCAGAGCCTTCAGATTTCATAAAAACTTTACCACTAAATTTTACAGTGAAATGTATTTTTCAGCATAAACTATTGTTCCTAAGCTTAACTTAAATAATAACTATTTGCATTAAACATTAGGACTGCTACTTCATAGTAATTTTACCAGTCTACCTGGTTTGCAGTAAGTAGAACAGCTCCTGAATCaggcagtaaaaaaaaatgttacacCTGACTGAGTAAGGATGCCACTCTTGCCCTAACGTTTTGACAGGGGTAGTAGATTCCTCAGTGCTCATCACTTAGGAGCCAGAAGCGCTTGGGAAAAGCTCTGACAACtgtcccttttgtccttctccaCAGATTATTATTGATAGCGATATTCTTATGGAGTGCTCTTGGGAAAATGAGGGAAGAAAATCTGTGCAAGAATTACTCTTTTTAAATGGAAATAGTGGTTGCCAATCTTATCAATATAAATCTCACTATTTTCAGTAGTCTGGAAAAGAGATAGTTTGCCTCTCGCACCCTGCCTCTCAGATTTTATTATTGACTGATGTTATAATGGGAATTAGCAAGGGATCCAGAGCAACACATACAACTTAAAGCTTGTTAAGTTCATTTAAGATATTACTTATTTCAACTATATCTTAGCAAGTGTGCATGCTTTTGCATGCTACAATACATTCAGATGTTCTTTCAAACTTTTAAACCATACAAACTACTTAGGTAACAATTTTCCATTAGACCAATGAAAAAATATCAGAACAATGAGACACAATGGAAGACCCTACCAATCATCAAATAGTGTGGATTacattagagcaggggtcctcaaactttttaaatggagggccaaatcacagtccctcaaactgttggagggccagattataatttgaaaaaacaaacaaacatgaattcctatgcacactgtacataccttatttgtagtacaaaaacacttaaaaacaatacaataattacaatgaagaacaattttaacaaatataaacttattagtatttcagtgggaagtgtgggcctgctttgggctgatgagataggattgttgttgttgttgtgtgctttcaagtcatttcagacttaggttgaccctgagcgagggctgggtaaatgatcttggagggccgtatctggcccccgggccttagtttgaggacccctgcattagagggTGAAGTAAATGTCTCATCCATATATTTTACAAAAGTGCTCAAAATAGTATTTTTAAGATTTCctcttttgaaaatacaatgtAGTCAAGAACTTACtttatatatactcgagtataagcctagtttttcagccctttgttTAGGCTGAAAagtctcccttggcttatactcgagtcaatgttatttattattttactctgttgttgttgttgttgttgttgttgttgttgttgttacatttattattattggaaggatacgtaaacacatgTACATTGTAGAAAATTAGAATAATTggttaatcagagttgggcaggcttatcttaaattacagctttatataaatatttaaaaacgtctaacctactgatgcctcaactaatgtaattttattggtatctatttttattttgaaatttatcagttgctgctgcatttcccacccctggcttatactcgagtcaatcttttcccagttttctgtggtaaaattcggtgcctcagcttatatttggatcggtttatacttgagtatatacagtatatggttGAATTTTATTGATGTTTCAGAGATTTTACCTTGTTCTTCATCTCTTGAATGTGGAAAACTATTGTGTCTAAGAGTATGATTTTAGCTTTTTGATTGGAGATGGCAGAATAAACATGCAAATTGTGTTCTCTTTCACCTCTCAGTGTGTAGATTTGTTCCAAATGTGAGCCAGAATAGAATCAATAATACCCATTTACAACAGTGATCATATACTTCCCGGGATATTGAGCCTAATGTGTTATAGTAATGGTGTAGGATTCCCTTTTGTGCACATTTACACCCATGTAAACTGCATTGGACACAAGGGACATATTATCAAGTAAAGATACTAAAATTGTTTTGCATGTTTACTTGGGAATATGCCCCATGTTCGCTAATGAACTAGGAGAGAAACCCCATTGCAGACAGTTGGCTTGAGCTGGTGTAGAATTGGGGTGTTAGTCAAGAAACCACATAAGATGTTTGAGAATTCATCATGGTGATTATATTGTTGAATAGCTTAAGACATTGTATAAAGAAGGAAACTAGAACAATTACCTATGACTTTTTTACAAGAGCAAAAATGCTTGTTGAAAAAGAATTGGAAATTAGGTTAAAAGTCAGTAGAGAGGAACACTATAGGTCAGTTCATAGCAATCTGATGATGTGTAAATGAACTACAATGACTTCTAGTGCAAATCAAGACTGAAGTCTTTTTCAATGCCAAAATTACTAAACTTGGGGTTTTGCATTTTGGATTtattatgagaagacatgacttgtTGGGAAAGCTCAGGGGGAAAGCTGATAGTGCTGAAAAAAGCTGAAGGCAGTAAAGAAAGACCACACTGCAGATGGATTGACTCTGTAAAGGAAATTACAATCTTGAGTTTCCAAGGCTTCACCGGGGTTGTTAATGCCACAGTGTTATTAATAGTAAAATCTCATTAATGTCTTTCATTCCTAAATAGCCATAAGTCAAGGCCAACTTCATGGCACATAATAACAAATGAagtgagttttctgagctctctggccatgtgccagaagcattctctcctgacatttcacccacatctatgacagacatcctcagaagttgtgagtctgtcggaaactaggtaagagagatttatatatctgtgaaaggtccatggtgggagaaagaactcttatctgttggaggcaagtgtgaatgttgtagtttatcaccttgattagcatttgatggcctttcAGCTACTTCCTACCTGGGAGAATACtttgtgttagctggccctgattgtttcttgcctcaAATTCTCCTGTCTTcagggtgttgttctttatttacagtcctgattttagaggggtttttttttaatactggcactattattaataatacatgtCTATGCAACGATCGTCTGTGACTCTAGGTTCTTGATGAAAGTTAATGCACAGGTAAATAAGTAAGCACAACAATTTATTTGTGTGAGGAAgttctctctctattccttcaTTTTCCCTCTAAACAGCTAGATAGGTAGATTTTATTCAAAGAACAAGTATTTACATGCCATAAAGTGATTTCATTCGCCATGCTCCATGTATGTTTTCACATCTCAAACTTTCACTGAACTTTTCTTTATTCTAATTTTATAGCATTGGATATTAGTCATATCTTggcattttttggggggggggggagaattctCAAAAACTCAGAATCATAACTGATGCTCAGATTCACAACTGAGCAGATGCACATAAAAAAACTTACTGGGTTAAATTAGTATATTGAGTTtaaccatttctttttctttttcaggcaagtatattacatttatattagaCCCCCTGCAGTTTCCTTCTgtaatcaagaatggaaaaaactTGGAATTCACGGAAATAGCAGATGAGATCTCATCCCGAGCATTTGACCATCCAcctgttttaaaagacatttATTCAGGCCTAAGTGAAAATGTGCACAGGAGTTATCAATACCTTACAGGGAAACCATTGGATGCACTCTCTGACAGCATGATGACAAATCTCCAAAGTCTATTTAAGGCAAAGTTCTCACAAACAGCAGATTGGAAAAAAGAGACAGTGAATAAGTTCTGCTTCTCCATCCTATTTGAAGCCAGTTTTAGAACGCTGTATGGAAGAGATCCTGATGCAGATGGCTACAGTGTAACTGATGCCATCGGAGACAGGTTTCTCAAGTTTGATGCCAAATTTGCCTATTTGGCTGCAAACATACCAGCTGAATTGTTGGGAGAAACCAAGGGAATCCGGAAAGAACTTGTCAATTTCTTTAAACCTACAAATATGGCAAAGTGGTTGGGATGTTCAGAGGTGATCCAAGACAGAAAGAATGTGTTCGAGATGTATGAAGCACTTGGAGACTACGACAAAGCAGGTGGCAAACTTTTGAGTGATTGCTTGTCTGGAATACGATAATTTACTAGAGACCTTtgaaataaaatgacaaaattgcGACCTTgaacatttttaatgtttttttctaaTTGGCTAATGATAAAATGTTTAATTCTGAAACAACCCTGTATGATAAttgattctctctttctctctttcactcttttTTTGGCAGAGGTGGTAAAACAAGATACTTAATGGCGATAATGAGAGAGCTTATAACAGAGCTGCATTTCCTCTCTTTATTtcgcccccacccccaccctgaaATTACATTTCAAACTATTCTCATTAAGCAGAAAATTAGACTTCAGAAGCCTATTGGTCCTCATTAGCATTCACTGATCCTTGCCTGGGTCTGTGTCCTAACATCTTTTAATTAGCACACTGCAAATCTAATCAGTGTAATAAACGCTATTAATCTTCCTTTTCACTTATTTTCTCCCAGCACATCATTTCGCCTTCATGTGGGCCTCTGTGGGAAACACGATTCCAGCTACATTCTGGACCATGTATTATCTTCTGCGGCACCCAGAAGCTCTTTCAGTGGTGCGTGACGAAATTGACCATTTGCTGCAGTCAACAGgtcaagagagggggccaggattCAACATCCACATCAACAGAGAACAATTGGACAACCTGGTCTACCTAGGTAATTTATTTTATCCCTCCTGATGAAAAGTAGGTATCTCCCTGTAAACTCAGTTTATCACTCATTCTGTTTAGTGAGAAGGTGGAGAACACAGCTGCTTAATTGACATAATAACAACCATTTACATCAATTATAAATTATGTAGTTTATAGCTGGAGATACACTTGCTGCATGTAAACATAAAAGGCCCAGGTAATTAACTAGGCAAGGTATGGAAAAGACTGAATCAAAGCCTTGCCGTTATTTACAAAAAGTTGATGCATATTAAGTTGGGTTCTGAACATCTGCTGAAGTGGCAATGCATTTCACAAGCATCAGGGCTCTATTGCAAAGACAGACCTTTGCCCAAATTGAAAGGAAGCTATTTGGAACAAAgaatgtgccttcaaaatataatcTCTCTTTTAAATAAAGAGCATCTTCTAATTTACCTGTGGTTGACAGTTTATTTGCAAAGCTTAAAGAGAGGCAAATATTTCTGAACCAAaacaattgtttattttttttaaaaaaaagaaggaaaaaggggggtGTGGTAAATAGTACACAAAAACAACTTCGTttctaagtttatttatttattttactctatttgtatcccgcctttctctaccccgaaggggactcaaggcagctttgcagatggcaactattcaatgcctttgaacagcatacagttaaaatacacttaaacatttaaaattaaaattaaatgcacattaaaaacatatacaacattacaatcactattttaaaaattactcAATCCCACAATCGTAATCCGGGACCGTTCCAAAAAGTCATTgcacatacagtgttccctcgctgtttCGCTGTTCGCTTTccacagactcgctgttttgtggttaGGGTTgagaattaatattttaaatatatttttatacattttgtggttttaaaatcacaaaatgtataaaaatatatttaaaatattaattttcaaCCCTATCCACTAAACAGCAAGTCTGCAGAAAGCGAACCGCTGCTTGCAGGATGCTTTTTTTCCCAGAAGTCCCCTGCA
Encoded here:
- the CYP7B1 gene encoding cytochrome P450 7B1, coding for MGLVDLLPLPPFGLALATLLALGALWHFCRRRRRPGEAPLEAGWIPLLGHALNFRNDATSFLLSLQKKHGDIFTIYLAGKYITFILDPLQFPSVIKNGKNLEFTEIADEISSRAFDHPPVLKDIYSGLSENVHRSYQYLTGKPLDALSDSMMTNLQSLFKAKFSQTADWKKETVNKFCFSILFEASFRTLYGRDPDADGYSVTDAIGDRFLKFDAKFAYLAANIPAELLGETKGIRKELVNFFKPTNMAKWLGCSEVIQDRKNVFEMYEALGDYDKAAHHFAFMWASVGNTIPATFWTMYYLLRHPEALSVVRDEIDHLLQSTGQERGPGFNIHINREQLDNLVYLESAINESLRMCSSSMNIRLAKEPFILKLEGNVEVSLRKGDYIAIYPPILHMDPEVYQDPEQYKFDRYIENEKKKTAFYKQGKKLKYFLMPFGSGVSKCPGRFFAINEIKLCLVLLLSYFDMELLEQKPIGMDKSRFGLGIYLPDSDVLFRYKLKS